The Branchiostoma lanceolatum isolate klBraLanc5 chromosome 5, klBraLanc5.hap2, whole genome shotgun sequence region GTCAGTACTTTCACCCACACTTATCTTACAGTATCTCTTATAGACAAGAAAAACTTTACAAATCTcatggtcatgtacaccttctTATTTTCCACGCAACCTAAAACTGCATTGATATTGAGTGTATCATTGACAACGCCATGCATGAAACGCATAAAAGAATATAGCAATATTGATTGCCGTAGTGCTGCTCAAGAGTGACGAAACAGGCATGCAACCATAAATGCCAAggatacattgtacctgattgTTTGCGTTCCACTCTTTCTTGTGTCGATATTCAGCTTAGTAAGTGAACAGTCACGTATAACGTGATGACATGTACATACTGCCTCGTGAAGCTTgtatttgtcatgattttttagatcAAGACACGATATCATACTTTTTATACAATTTTCAGAAATGCTACAATGAGACTACATCCGGACACTCATACAGTGAAACTGAAGTTAGGAAAACTGTCGAAACAGGCAACAGGTGAATTCGGTCACTACAACACGTGTGCCGTCGTGGCCAATAGCGGCATCCTTCTCGGAAGTCGCTGTGGTACCGAGATTGACTCCAAGGATTACGTCATACGAATTGATTTGCCTTTGATAAGAGGGTTCGAAAAAGACGTGGGCAGAAGGACTAATATGACTATGCTGAACGCCAGCACACCGAAACGAATCAAGAAGTCTTCTCATTTGAAAAACAGAACCAAAGACGTGTACGAGCGTCGCCTTAGGGATATCGACGGCACTGTGCTCGTGGGAGGTAAAAATTCAAAAAGCAAAATTATGGAGGCAGTGAAATTATACAAACTTTCTTTCTTACTACTTTCATCCAGATCAAGCCAAAAATCGGGACTCAATAAGTAAGTGATTTTCCTATTCATACATTTCATTTTGAATACTCATAAAACGTTAAGCAATTATATACTACATTTGGAAGTCATAATCAACGTAGAAATTTCGGCAATCGAGAGCATCGTACATTGTCATTAACACTTGGTCTTTTTATGCAACATACTAGAAAAGATATCgatttgatatgttttttttcaccACCTAGACTTGCGTCAACCTTAGGGAACAAGAAATTCGGTGGAAATCCTACCACAGGCCTGGTGACCGTTCTGATGATGACAACGTTCTGTGACCACCCTTACTTGTACGGCTTCTTCCCATTCCAAAAAGATGCAAACAATACACCTATCCCCTACCACTACTACCCGGGAGACTTTATAAAACCTATTGAACAGAATGCCGCAGGCCATCACCACATGGCGCGAGAATACGACTTCTTTAGGGATCTACATAAGCAGGGTGTGCTGAAGATGCAAGTCGGTCCATGTACAAAGAGAAGAGAAACCCCGTAGTACACTACTATGGCACTAGGTTGGCATATCCAATTGCAAGACTGGTATATTCAGTGAGAATTCGACGACCGAATACGTCACTAGATCGCTCTTCCTCCGCCGAATATCACGAATATCATGAAGAACAGCTTAACTCCTCGATGATCTGCGACAAAACACGACATATCAATGATTTTAAGACATGTTGTTGCCAATCTCCAACAAATTATCTTTTATTCAACGATTTTGCAATTGGACGTTTTTGAAGATATGTACAGTCGGCAATATATCCAATTACGTAAATGTTTAACTATTGTCCTTACCatgtcagtacatgtactaaaatgaACACTCCAATAAAAATGTTGCAATTGCAGTTCCCGCAACTCATATTTACTACTGTCCAGTACGATAAAATTAGGTTATGATTGTCAAAGGATCGTTTCGTCTGATGAGCACAGTGTAAGAATAGACCCCACCACAGATCATGGTGTATGATTTAGTGTTTGTTTCGATATGTTCctaataaattaaaaaaaaatcaaatgtcaATCGTTTGGCCCACGTTGTGTTGTTGCTGTTCAGGTTTCAGATGACAAAACATCATAGCTAAATGTATCAATTATCCACAGGACAACCAATGGGGATAAGGTGGAGATGTGATTCCAAACGTAGGTTATGTAGCAATGTTTCCATTTCTACTATGCGTATTTCTATCGACATTTCCTTTTTATCACTTTAGTGTACGTTCCATAAACAGCAAGAGATTGACGCTTTCATAACATAATTCAAATTTTCGAAGACCATTTCCCCACTAGTGTATAGCAGAATGTGGGCACATCGGATTTAGTAGATATGCAGACAGATGAACGGAAGTAGCTGCGATGGTTGCATGGTctcttttatttcaatttacATGAGCAAGTTTCTGCTGAGAAGGAAACAGTCACAGGGAAGAGTGCCGGGGATGTACACGTACTTTCTTTAAGACAATCCTCTATCTACTTTCAATTGACCTACCACAACATCAATCTATCAATTTACATCTGCCGATCAACAGAACGGTATTGCACATTTGCATGCTAACACGTGACAATCTGTACAGCTACTGTAAGATCTCCATATTGGTCACAGGTGGAACCATTTAAAATCAAGTAAAAAGGTGCAGTGACTGGTATAGGTTTAGAGTGCCTGATATCCAAGATAGCCACGAAAGTGGGCTGAAGTGTCCATCAATAACTTCAAGATCTGTGCTACAAAGTCTACTTTAAAGGCCCAGATATCTCTCAAACGCACTTAAGAGACTATTAGTAGCTATGGATTTGATATCTGTACTTTGATATCGCACTTTACATGGTAGTAGATATGTTTGCAGTGTAGCCATAGAGGAAAACTTCCATTTTGATTATGCTCAAGAGAAATGTCATGTGACAAAGTTCAACCATACTAGTATTATCTTTTCACTTTCAACCATACTAGAATGTAGTTCGAAAGTCAAGGTTAATAGTATAAATTTGCAATGCAGTAGAGTTTTTTGTACCTATAGTCAATTGTCTAGTACATCAAATTCTATTGACACACCTCTAAAGTTCACTCAGTTGGTGCGTACTATGGTGGACAGTGTCAGACCATCATGTTCAACAACAAGCACAGAAGGGCACATCAGTGTGTACCACGGAAGAACGATTAGCTACCCTGTAAAAGTCCTTTCATGCACTTTTGATTGGCCGACCTTCAGCCATGAAATAGCACTgttcacacttacatgtagtctTAAATTAAGACATTCAACTTGACAATCGAAGCACGTTAAATGGAAAGACTTTGTTTTCACAAATTGTTCACACTGGACATGGGATGTAAAAAAGTATAAAAAtttccacatacacacacaggaaCACTGACTTCGTAAGTATTCTATGACATTCCATCAACTTGACGGTATCCGGAGGATAGCTTATCTATTATGATGCAGAAACAACTTGTTTCACTTTCTCAGGTTACCACCGAGTTTGAacattgatttgtacatataaaaaagaaattcacattAAAGTGACGTTCATATCAGCAAGTTCTCAAATTAACCTAGTTTGACATCAGACATCACCAGAATTAATTTTGTACATGGAAAACAAGATTTACAATCATCATACGATGAATTCCTTTCCTTCTTACCAATCTCTAACTGCCTGTTCTTTCAATAAAAAGGCAATAAGTACAACAATCTGCTCTACTATGATTAAGTTGCAATATTATCTTtggtacacacatgtacaaaacgaAAATTTATGTCACATTCAAATATATGTACACATTAAGGACACTAAGAATATTCTTTTACCACTCTGCCATTGGCACCTTGTTTCTTGGAAGGCTGCAAAGACTGTTGAAGCATACTTGGACAATATTCAAGCATGCTGCTTCTGGCAGCGCTTCACTCATTCTCTTCATTCCTTAGAAGGAAGGAAAGTATCGATAGCCAGCACAGTACCAGCGCCATATGTTGCTGCAATGGTAGGACAAATCACGCAGAACACGACTTAGAATTACAGAACTGCCTCAGTGAAGCTCGAGCAAGATTTCTTTCCAcatatctttattgacacatcaACAACCTTTTACACCAGTCATGGAATACTCTCTGACAAGATTTCTTTGATGTACACCACCGTTCGTTGTAGAGACATCGTTGTAAtctaatacaaatgtactgtacatttatcCATCTGACCACACCCATGGACACATCATGCTGGAGAGCATGTCGCACAAGACATCACAAGCTGATAGATGGTACGACCGTTAAACACCAAAGTCAGTTTTTTCTGTTCTGACTTGTGATCGTGACCCTATGTAGACCTTATTGCACACATCAAAATGTCCCTCGACCATGTTGTCACGGATCATTGACATTCTTGCATCAACAGTGTGAGGATGAGACCATCCCTCATCGCTCGGATGCTCTCAGTCTATCAGGGCTGACTCTGGGCATTGGTTGAAGCATGAGCTTGTACCAGGCCTTCACCCCGTGTTGTAGGTTTACGTTGTCTAGCCAGATCAGGGTTTCTCCAATCAGCGTGTTGCGACCAAACTTGCCACCGTCTTCCAAGAGATTCACCTATTGGGCACAAATCATTCACCAACATCACACAGGTTGGGAAATCATGTACCAAGAATGACATAATGACAACCACCTGCAGAACGTTGGATAGAAGCCTACAGTCATAAACTTTTGCCATTGTGgtatcgtgtggcgcaatcggttgggtgtttcgcccacaaccaagaggttgtgcccttgggaaaggcactttacacgacttttctcacttcattcaggtgtaaatgagtacctagcttcggttagggacatccctcggataggtcgttaaatggaggtcccgtgtttgaggagagccacacctagatcacgttaaagaacccatcacacttatcgaaaggagtaggggtccttctcggtgtgagtaGTTCAAAACctcacatgggttcgcccttagttaTAGGGCAACCCTGggatgtacatgctgaaccaatgaataaataaatcaacTTTATCCATTGTGAAAGGGTTTGGACTCCGTACCTGTAGAATTGATTTCCCAAACTCCAAGTCAAACTTGAGCATCTCATTGAACTCCGGCTCACGGTCAGACTTGCAGGTCCTTGTCTTCTTTTTAGCCACCTTCCTGTTTCCCACCACCAGGTAACATTTTACATATAGATCTGTAACACATTTGACGTCAAGAAATCAGATCATTTCCAAGTATCCAGTTCAACTTTTAAATAGTCCTCACTACAATAAAGTAAATAAGACCAACACGTCCATTATAGAATTTGGTTGAGCAGGAAGATCAATAATAAAATTGGACCATTTCTCCCataaaaagaaatttcaaaggaAGTGACTTTTAAAACATCATTACTACAATCAGATACCTGAGAGTAACATGTTCATTATAGAATCTGGTTGAACAGGGAAAAGCTAGTATTACAGCAAGGGCAACAGTCAATTATACAATTGGATGTAATCTGGAAGCATAATTAGTTCTCGTGCATTTATCAACATATCAACAGTTCCTTGGCTGTTGAGAAAGGGTACCCACCAGGTAAGTAGTCATCAGACTTGAACCTGTAGGTGATGTTCTGCACATTGACGATGTGCACCATCAGCATCTCCCCCTGTTCATTGATCTCTGTACGCAGATTCAGACGCACTTCAGCAGTCACCTCTGGGTTACCTGTATGATCAAGAAGTCGTATATAATGTCTTTGTGTAGTTCAAATCCGTCTATTGATGATTCAATATagtggtttaaaaaaaacaaatgtacattgtattcatcaTGAGCCCATggaatgtatcttttttttaaattttctataTGGAAGAAGAATTAAACACAATCAGATATCTTTGGTGCTAAAGTGAAGTAAATGAATTGCAAATTTTAAAGTACCAGGACTGAGGACAAAAACATCAATCAGCATGATAATCTCCCTGCTAAATTTGAGTTTCATGTAAGTTGTTCCTTTGCTGTATATGTAAAATACTACTCATACATATCATTAACCAAGTGGTATTTGGAAAAGTTCTCACCCATCGAGCCAGGATCCATGAGCTGCCCAGGCCCCAGCTCCCCCACAGCCATCTGTGAGTACATGGTGTGTTTAGGACTGGACATCATCCTGTTGCCCTCACTGTCCACCTGCTGTTCTATGGTGTCCCATGTCTGATACTGTGGGCTGTAGGGAGAAACATGAGAAACCCTTATTGTACAATTTATGGACTGCTTGGATTCCTAGtaccatacatacatatacatgtatcatacagttGGGTGAAAAGTTGTGGATGTTTAGCCATACAGCTGCAGTTATAGATGTAGTGGTTGACAATTCTCTCATCACTTTGGACAGCTTGCCCCAACTAAGTCGTGCACCCTTTCTCTCCATGATTCTCTCGAAAGACAAAGAGACCAAACACCACAGATTcttctttaaaaccttttttcaCAAGTATGAAATGTGTCTCTTGCCATTCGATATCACATTAGCCACGTGCTTCAGTAAATACTCAGGGGAAAGAAAATACTATTGTCATAGCTATCATGTTTTTGAGTGACATACCTTTTCCTGCCCTCCTGTTCAGTAGGCCTGGGGGAGGGCATTCTCTCCAGTCGGGTGGTGCTGTTAAACATCTCATCCACTGTGCAAATAGTGATTAAATGAATTTGTTTCTACATAAATCTTCTGAACATGTCATCAACAAATACCATTagaagttatacatgtacattagaacAAGCCTTAATCTATTCAAAAGCTCTAGTCCCTGATATCTAAATGGGTTTCCTTCAATGCAGCAGGGCTTGCAATTTCTAATGAATCTGATAGGTGGGGTAGTATGTACAGCTTGCTTCCATGCTTCCCAAAATGCTCTTCCATCCAATCAGCATAGATCTATTGAACATGACTGTAGCAACAATAGTAAAAGTGGTGGGAAACTAAAGGCCAGCTGTCATTTACTCTGACTTACCTTCCTCTGTTGTCGGCGACACTTCCCTTCTCTGGTTGTTGATATGGTGACGTTGCATGTCCTCCTGAGGAGGATGTCTCCCCATTCCACTTAAATTTTGTCTGTAAAAATGATGACGAAACGGTATAGTCAGTGTTCACTATGAATAATAAGCATTGTAAACATTGTGACTACAGGTGGACTAAAACTCAGCACCAGTGCAGTAGCAGGACAGATACGGCTTCAGTTAATGTCAGTCAGTATCAAGGAAAGAATGCCTGATAGCATaggaatgtcattcagcaccaaggacagttatgtACATATCTGTACTGTTGGACAGATCAGTTTAGATAATAAGAAACCAGAGAGAAGTTGAGCGATGGTATGTGATatgtacttcagcaccaaggacagcaccctCTTTAATGGTATGTGCCTGATCGTCCCTCTTTAAAGGTATGTAACTGATCATCCGGCAGGATGTAAAGGAGCTGATGATGTAGAATTTTGGAATCAAAACTGCAAATACGTTCTGAATTCAAAAGCTCCATTCAGATTTACACTTGCAacttattttcaacattttcgCTTCATTATTAAAAATTAGCAGCATTGGTGAACAACGCAAAACCTTCCAAGCAAGACAAACTGGCGGTGGAAAGTACACATACTCCAAGACATTTTCATGGCACTACAACGTCACATTCATACGCTGTGAATATCGCTGTCCAGTGTAATAAGGGAAATTCATCTCatgatgtatagaaatgacccaaaacagtgactttgttgtaatgttATGATTGATCAGCTTCTACAATTCAAACCTTTGATGGTCACAACTGTCAGCTGAATTTTGTCAACTGTAAGGGACAGCGGCATAAGAAAAGCATGTATAAAGAGCTGTTCCATACCTTCCTGGCCACCCTGAGGGAGGTGCACCCCCGCTGTACCCCGTGCTGCTGCTCTCCCCACTCTGTAAACTACTTAGGCTCCCATTGGACGAGGCACTCGATCCCAGCGAATCCAGCTTCTTTCTGGCAACCTGCTTGCGTAGGTCGTCTCTGTCATGCTTCCCTTGGAAAACAATAGGACGTTCAGGTAAGGGTCTGCTGTAACTGTGCTGTAGGTTGTGctgttgttacctccatgaaaaatggaggtatggtTTTTACTCTGTTTGTGTGCATGCGAGCGTGTGTGAATTTATATCCAGCGCAATATATTTAGCATGGATTGTGAGGATATTTGctgtgtgggtaggtgttgttgACCAAACAGTCAAGGTCACTTTTGAGCCTCCTGGtggccgaccttggtactgcagcagaacatcctttcttgtatcttttgtcctggacatgctgtagTCTTATATATCATTAAGCATTGTGTGTGTGGCTTATATGTTGTAAAAATGTAGGAAAGGtaataaatgtaaatgtaagagATCAGGCATAAGAAAACAGTATGTCATGTATGTTGATACTGCCGACACTCCCAGCAGCAGAACAAATTTCAGCAAAACACAACACTGCTTTTGTAGCTGAATATTGTGGAGGATGTTTTTCAATCTTTTTAGAGGCTAGAAAGCAATGTAGTTTCAACATCAAGGAATTATAGGAAGCTTTCTGTGTAAAATGATTGAATACATAGAACCAATTTTGCACAAATATGGTAGAGCACCTTGTACATGATAGAGTATTTACCATTGTACAATATGTTGAAGAAAATGCCctagaaaaaaatcatcctGTGTACAGTAGCACTTTGTAAACATACCGTGAAAACTGGGGACCTTCCTGTCGCGCTCTGCGGCGGACCGAGGTGTGGCGGGCTCACTGTGGGAAGACTCGTCCTCGCCTAGAAGGTTCTGAAAGAAAGGAACCCCAACTGCCCAGGTTAAAACATGTGATGTGAGCATCAAGCTGTTTAAGGGAACAAATTTCAAATGACAAATTTCACTACCTAAAGTTCAGTACGTAATCACTTGCTGCTCACTTGGCATCATGTGTATGATTTGGGtccattttctgtatttttcatacatgtaactttccGTCTCAATCCTCCATTTCATTTGCATCATATTACACTGCCTGGCCTGCTTCACTCCTGCATTGATTGCATCTGTTTTAAAATTTGTAACTGCTTTTTTTGTTCCAAGAAAAGGTCTTTAGTATACTAATAGCTAACCAAAGTACACTTTATCTCTGCTATAAGGGATGCATTTTCCTTTGAATTTGCAATATCCTGGTTCCTCATACATTGTAAAATTTTACTGCTAGAATTGTCAAACTGTACTGTGCAGAATTGCATCACCCTTCACTACCAACTACTATCAGTATTTATTGCTTTATGGCAATTGGATAGCTCCAAAATTGGATAGCTATGATTTTATCTATTTAACAATAACTATAACTATAAAACAGACAACTTCAGGCTCCACGTTTTCCTATCAACCATAAAACACCAATAAATATATCAAGTTA contains the following coding sequences:
- the LOC136434983 gene encoding alpha-2,8-sialyltransferase 8B-like → MVTSVGTEVVSWSQDDRDLDSSSRGAGRWPSPFFICTALLTATCFSLSMFWGATLEGVPQFLPYVMRNKTDLHSGAIHFGAVHSGAIHSVARLFRPTLDFANLAPASNWKYSAEAFTKVRNATMRLHPDTHTVKLKLGKLSKQATGEFGHYNTCAVVANSGILLGSRCGTEIDSKDYVIRIDLPLIRGFEKDVGRRTNMTMLNASTPKRIKKSSHLKNRTKDVYERRLRDIDGTVLVGGKNSKSKIMEAVKLYKLSFLLLSSRSSQKSGLNKLASTLGNKKFGGNPTTGLVTVLMMTTFCDHPYLYGFFPFQKDANNTPIPYHYYPGDFIKPIEQNAAGHHHMAREYDFFRDLHKQGVLKMQVGPCTKRRETP